GACATTAATAGCAGATCATCAGGATGAGGGAAAATATTCTGTGAATTTGATCGCAGCTGAATATCCGGCTGGAATCTATTTTTACCGAATGCAGACAAGCAATTTTGAAGATACGAAGAAAATGCTTTTAATAAAATAAAAGGGATAAAATTAGAATAATATATTTAAGGATAAATAAAGGAAATAATGAATAATTTATCAGATTCAACTCATTTACAAGCAGTTTATGATATTTCAAACGCAATAAGTTCCCATCTTGATTTGGACGAAGTTCTAAAAGCCGTGATGGATGTTGCCACCAAAGTATTGGAAGTGGAAGCCTCTTCACTTGTTACAATTGATGAAAATAATGGCGATTTGCTATTTCATATAGCAGAAGGTGAAAAAGCAAAAGTAATAAAACAAATTCGCATGAAAGCGGGTGAAGGAATCGTTGGGGCTGTTAT
The window above is part of the Candidatus Cloacimonadota bacterium genome. Proteins encoded here:
- a CDS encoding GAF domain-containing protein; amino-acid sequence: MNNLSDSTHLQAVYDISNAISSHLDLDEVLKAVMDVATKVLEVEASSLVTIDENNGDLLFHIAEGEKAKVIKQIRMKAGEGIVGAVIETQEPIVVNDVSKDTRFFKGADKSSGFVTKSIL